AATTTCCAGACCATTGATATTGACGGTAAAGCTGTGTATACAAATAACCCGCCGGCCGGTGCTTTCCGGGGCTTTGGAGTAACGCAGACCTGCTTTGCCTCTGAAATGAATCTCAATCTTTTGGCAGAAATGGTAGGGATCAGCCCGTGGGAAATCCGCTATCGTAACGCGGTGCGTCCAGGTGAGGTGCTTCCGAATGGACAGATCGCCGATCCGGCAACGGGGATCGCCGAGACATTGGAGGCGGTTAAGGAAATTTATGACAGTGAAAAATACGTGGGCATTGGCTGTGCGATGAAAAATGCCGGTGTCGGTGTGGGTCTGCCGGATTGGGGACGCTGCCGTCTTCTGGTAAAGGATGAGCGGGTCGAGATTCATGCCGGGGCCTCCTGTATTGGACAGGGGTTGGGGACAGTGCTGACACAGGTGCTTTCTGAAACCGCTGGTCTGAGACTGGATCAGATTGCCTACATGCCCCCTAATACAGCCAATGCGCCGGATTCCGGTACCACCTCGGGCTCCAGACAGACACTGGTAACCGGCGAGGCCTGTAAACGGGCAGCCGAGGAGCTTAAGACTGCGATGAATGATAAAACGCTGGCAGAGCTTGAAGGGCAGGCGTTTATGGGCGAGTATCTGGCAAAAACGGACGCCATGGGCACACCAGTGCCCAATCCGGTATCCCATGTGGCTTATGGTTATGCTACGCAGATGTGTGTGTTAAATGAGGACGGGACGATAAAGAAAATGGTCGCTGCCCACGATGTGGGTAAGGCGGTAAACCCCATTAGCGTCGAGGGACAGATCGAAGGCGGTGTGGTCATGGGAATGGGCTACGCGCTCACAGAACAGTATGAGCTGGATCATGGTATTCCAAAATCGAAATTTGGGACGCTGGGCCTTTTCAAAGCCGACAAAGTACCAGAGCTTGAAAGTATTATTGTTGAGAAGCCGGGCATTGATGTGGCTTATGGCGCCATTGGAATCGGCGAGATCACTTCGATTCCGACAGCGCCGGCCATTGCGGATGCGTATTATCGCTTAAGTGGTGAGTTCCAGACGGTTTTACCGCTTAAGGATACACCCTATGAGAAAAAGAAAAAGAAGTAAAAGGAATATCGAATCTACTAAAAAAAGAGTCACCAATGAAAAGGAGGTGACTCTTTTTATTTTTTCTTTAAAGCTGGCAGATACCCCGTGAGATATAGCACCCTTTATTTTCAACGATAACCCGGCCTTTTTCTACAACGGTTTCGCCGTTTAGCAGCACGACGTCCGCTCTGCCTTTTATTTTGACACCTTCATAAGGGGTGTAATCTACATTTTGGTATTGCTTCTGCTGGGTGATGGTGCCGCTGTACGCTGGATCCCAGATGACAATATCCGCATCGCTGCCGGGTTTCAGAGCGCCTTTTTGTGGATACATGCCGAAAATTTTTGCCGGTGTTTCTGAGAGCAGAGCGGCCATCTGGTTTAAGGTCAGTTTATGCTCACATACGCCAAAGGTATACATGAGTACTGGGCGTGTTTCGACACCGGGCATGCCGTTGGGAATCTTGCTGAAGTCATTTTTACCAAGATCCTTGCCGCCCTTCATATTAAAGCTGCAGTGATCACTGCCGATGGTATTGACAATACCATCGCTTAAAGCCTCCCAGAGTGCTTTTTCATCGGACGGCTTGCGTGCCGGAGGGGCGAAAACGTATTTTGCGCTCTCAAAGCCCTCCAGCTCATAACAGCTGTCGTCAAGCAGCAGATACTGCGGGCAGGTCTCAATAAAGACTTTTTGACCGCGCTTACGGCCATTTAAACATTCCTTGAGTCCTCGTTTTGTGCTGAGGTGAACCACATAGACGGGAGAGTCCGCGGCTTCGGCAATGGCTAAAAATCGGTTAACGGCCTCAGCCTCGACAAAGTCGGGCCGGGAGAGGGGATGGGCTGCAGGGCTCATGCGGCCTTGCTTTTTTTGTTCGGCGATCAGTGCATTGACAAGATCGCCATTTTCACAGTGCATGGAGACAAGACCACCAAAGGTTTTGACCGCTTCTAATATTTCGAAGATTTCCCGGTCATTGGAGCGCAGGTTATCATAAGCCATATAAAGCTTAAAGGAGGTTACGCCTGAATCCTTCATTGTCCTGAGCTCTTTGCGCGTCGTGTCATTCCAGTCGGTAATGGCCATATGAAAGCCATAATGACAGGAGGAACGGTTATCCGCCAGAGCATGCCAGCTTTTTAAAGCTTCTGTCAGACTGTGTCCCTTATCCTGGGTGGCAAAATCGATGATAGCAGTGGTGCCGCCGGAAACAGCCCCTTTTGTTGCGGAGACAAAATCATCTGCGGTATGGGCGGTGCCGGTGTCCATATCCAGATGTGTGTGTGGATCAATAAAGCCTGGGAAGATATACTTTCCCGCGGCGTCGATGATGCTGGCTTCCGGGTCTTTGAGCTTTTGGCCGATTTTGGCGATTTTACCATCTTCTATCAGGATATCAGCGTTAAGTGTGTCCTGAGAGGAAAAGAGAATACCGCCTCTGATGATTGTTTTTTTCATAATTATACCTCGTTTTACAATGGGAATTCACGCAGGAAACAAGTGAAGGGACGTCATGAATGACGTCCCTGATTATCGCTTTTAGAGGAGATAGCTGTAGCTGCTGACAACTGCTTTTATGATATCATTGATCCCCTGAGGCAGTGCACTGTCACCGATGGAGGTGTCAATTACATTGCCGTCAAGGCGGACCTTAACGCGATCGTCACTGGTGATGAGAAAACCACTGTTGCTGCTGTCTTCAAAGTCGGAGAGTGTGTGATACAGGGTGAATTTATCTTTATAAGGCGCGCTGTCATAAGGGCAGAAGGTCTGGCAGTTACCACATTCATTACACATTCTGTCCACGTGAACGATCTGACGCATTTTGTGGTGGGGTACAAAGAGCGCAAGATTTGCGCGGTTTGGACATACATCCATACAGGATTCACAGACGGTCGAGCATTCCAGGCAGCGGCTGCACTCTGTCGATTCACATTTCGGTTCAGCCAGAATACCGCGTTTGGCCAGCGCTCTGTTATAATCGCCGGTTTTTTTGGAATAAACAGGAGCTGCTTCAAGTGCTTCGGCTTCTACGATCGTATCGGCCACTTTGCGTGCGTCCGCAATGGCCTGTACAACAGTCGCGGCGCCCAGTTGCGCGTCGCCGGCCACAAAAATATTGTCACGCGCCTCCAGGGTGTCTTTGTTGACTTCGACACGGCCACGGTCTGTCAGGCCGATCTTGTTCTGGGTAAACCATTCCTGATCAATTTTTGCGCCAACCGAGGCGATAACCGTATTGGCCGGAATATCCATGAATTCATCGGTATTCTGCGGGCTTCTTCTTCCGGAAGCGTCGGGTTCGCCAAGCACCATTTTCCGGCAGGAAAGGGTAAGGCCGTCAAATTTTTCAGGGGAGAGAAGCTCGTAGAATTTAACGCCGTCTTCCAGTGCCATTGCCAGTTCTTCCTCGTCGGCCGGCATATAACGTTTGGTTCTGCGGTATACCAGATGGACATTTTCGACACCGGGTGCTTTTTTGGAAGCTCTGGCGGCGTCCATGGCGGTGTTCCCTCCGCCGATCACCACAACATCTTTCCCGAGATTCAGGCTGGATGCGTCTTTTCTGAAGCTCTGTAAGAAATCAAGCACGTTGAGGGCCTGTTCGCCCTCTAGCTTATACGGGCTTGGCCCCCAGGCGCCGGTAGCGGCAATAACATACTTAAAGCCTTTGCTTTTTAATTCGTCCACTGAGCAGACAGGGGTATTAGTGTGGATTTCTACACCGTAGGCTTCCATGAGCTTTACGTCATTTTCAACAATTTCGGCATCGACTCGGAACTCAGGCACGACGTGGCGTACAATACCGCCAAGACTTTCATTGCGCTCAAAAATCGTGGCGGAGATACCGTTTCTTGCCAGGAAGTAAGCGGCTGAGATACCAGCAGGGCCGCCTCCGACAATGGCAACCTTGGCATCTGTGCGTTTTTCGACAGGCCGGATCTCTTTCAGCAGGTCATCATAGCCCAGCTCGGCGGCATTAAGCTTTACACCGCGGATACACAGGGGTGTCTCATAGAAATTGCGCGTACATTTATCCATACAGCGGTGGTTACAGATGGTACCAGTGATGAATGGAAGTGGATTTTTCGCAGTGATAACCTTAAGGGCCTCCAGCGGTTTGTTTTGGCCCAGGAGTTCAATATAATCCGGTATGTCCTGAGAAATTGGGCAGGCTTCAGAGCAGGGCGCTGTAAAGCAGTCAACCAGGGGCACTTTTTTGTCAAATTTTCTGGAGGGTAACGGCTTTATGGCCCCTTTTACATTGTGGGGGTTAGTTCTTGCACGTTTTGCGAGTATGGACAAAGCGGCAGGCTTCAGGCTTTGTACTTCCTTGAAGTTATAGGAAACAAGGTCCTCTGCCATTTGGTCAAGACGGTTATATCCGCCCGGCTTTAATAAAGTGGTGGCCAGGGTGATGGGCCAGATGCCTGCTTTGAAGATATCTTTAATGTTAAAGATATCCGCACCGCCGGA
This region of Eubacterium sp. 1001713B170207_170306_E7 genomic DNA includes:
- the hydA gene encoding dihydropyrimidinase, with the translated sequence MKKTIIRGGILFSSQDTLNADILIEDGKIAKIGQKLKDPEASIIDAAGKYIFPGFIDPHTHLDMDTGTAHTADDFVSATKGAVSGGTTAIIDFATQDKGHSLTEALKSWHALADNRSSCHYGFHMAITDWNDTTRKELRTMKDSGVTSFKLYMAYDNLRSNDREIFEILEAVKTFGGLVSMHCENGDLVNALIAEQKKQGRMSPAAHPLSRPDFVEAEAVNRFLAIAEAADSPVYVVHLSTKRGLKECLNGRKRGQKVFIETCPQYLLLDDSCYELEGFESAKYVFAPPARKPSDEKALWEALSDGIVNTIGSDHCSFNMKGGKDLGKNDFSKIPNGMPGVETRPVLMYTFGVCEHKLTLNQMAALLSETPAKIFGMYPQKGALKPGSDADIVIWDPAYSGTITQQKQYQNVDYTPYEGVKIKGRADVVLLNGETVVEKGRVIVENKGCYISRGICQL
- the ygfK gene encoding putative selenate reductase subunit YgfK, yielding MSDKMYPIPFGEMINWILSEYKKERSIFGVRKLYRKSDQQTLSIFDEMLETPFGPAAGPHNQLAQNIVAAYVGGARFFELKTVQPVDGEDLAALVSKPCITAGDECYNCEWSTELRVEEAYDEYVKAWFALKLLAKEMGFGSPDGFIFNMSVGYDFAGVQSEKIDHYIEGMKNAENSAVWRECVDYTLAHLDQFDNIDAGYVKGISPVVSRSITLSTLHGCPPDEIERIASYLINEKDLNTFVKCNPTMLGYESAREILDSMGYDYMDFDDYHFLHDLQFKDAVPMFTRLKKEAADKGVAFGVKITNTFPQKVVDGILPSEDMYMSGRSLFPCSIELANRLAKAFDGDLRISYSGGADIFNIKDIFKAGIWPITLATTLLKPGGYNRLDQMAEDLVSYNFKEVQSLKPAALSILAKRARTNPHNVKGAIKPLPSRKFDKKVPLVDCFTAPCSEACPISQDIPDYIELLGQNKPLEALKVITAKNPLPFITGTICNHRCMDKCTRNFYETPLCIRGVKLNAAELGYDDLLKEIRPVEKRTDAKVAIVGGGPAGISAAYFLARNGISATIFERNESLGGIVRHVVPEFRVDAEIVENDVKLMEAYGVEIHTNTPVCSVDELKSKGFKYVIAATGAWGPSPYKLEGEQALNVLDFLQSFRKDASSLNLGKDVVVIGGGNTAMDAARASKKAPGVENVHLVYRRTKRYMPADEEELAMALEDGVKFYELLSPEKFDGLTLSCRKMVLGEPDASGRRSPQNTDEFMDIPANTVIASVGAKIDQEWFTQNKIGLTDRGRVEVNKDTLEARDNIFVAGDAQLGAATVVQAIADARKVADTIVEAEALEAAPVYSKKTGDYNRALAKRGILAEPKCESTECSRCLECSTVCESCMDVCPNRANLALFVPHHKMRQIVHVDRMCNECGNCQTFCPYDSAPYKDKFTLYHTLSDFEDSSNSGFLITSDDRVKVRLDGNVIDTSIGDSALPQGINDIIKAVVSSYSYLL